One genomic window of Monodelphis domestica isolate mMonDom1 chromosome 1, mMonDom1.pri, whole genome shotgun sequence includes the following:
- the PSME2 gene encoding proteasome activator complex subunit 2 yields MAKACGVRLSGEARKQVDVFRQNLFQEAEEFLSTFLPQKIIQLNQLLKEDSFNVVDLTSLRAPLDIPIPDPPPKDDEMETDKQEKKEVPKCGFLPGNEKVLALLAQVKPEVRTLKEKCILVITWIQHLIPKIEDGNDFGVAIQEKVLERVTAVKTKVESFQTTIAKYFSERGDAVAKASKETHVMDYRALVHERDEAAYGELRTIVLDLRSFYAELYHIISSNLEKITNPKGEEKPSMY; encoded by the exons ATGGCCAAAGCTTGTGGGGTGCGGCTGAGCGGGGAGGCCCGCAAGCAG GTGGATGTGTTTAGGCAGAATCTCTTCCAAGAG GCCGAGGAGTTCCTTTCAACTTTCCTACCACAGAAAATCATACAACTGAATCAGCTTTTGAAG GAGGACTCCTTCAATGTAGTTGATTTGACCTCCCTTCGAGCACCATTGGACATCCCTATTCCAGATCCTCCCCCCAAGGATGATGAG ATGGAGACAGACaaacaagagaagaaagagg tccCCAAATGTGGCTTCCTCCCTGGGAATGAGAAAGTCCTGGCACTGCTTGCTCAAGTTAAGCCAGAGGTCCGGACCCTCAAAGAGAAATGTATTCTG GTGATCACCTGGATCCAGCACCTGATCCCCAAGATTGAAGATGGCAATGATTTTGGGGTGGCCATCCAG GAAAAGGTTCTAGAACGAGTGACAGCAGTGAAAACCAAAGTGGAAAGCTTTCAGACAACTATTGCCAA ATACTTCTCTGAACGTGGAGATGCTGTGGCCAAGGCCTCAAAGGAGACTCATGTG ATGGATTATCGGGCCTTGGTACATGAACGAGATGAGGCAGCCTATGGGGAACTTCGGACTATAGTGCTGGACCTCCGTTCTTTCTAT GCTGAGCTCTATCACATTATCAGCAGCAACCTAGAGAAGATCACCAACCCAAAGGGTGAAGAGAAGCCATCCATGTACTGA